CACGGCGCTGGCCGACGTGGCGGCGGAAGAGGGCGCCATCGACTGGAGCGAAGCGCATGCCGTGCGCGTGCGCGAAGCGATGGACGACGATTTCAACACGCCGCTGGCCGTGGCCGCCCTGTTCGACCTGGCAACGGAAGTGAACAAGAGCAAGTCGCCGGCCCTGGCGCGTCAATTGAAGGGCCTGGCGGGCGTATTCGGCTTGCTGGAACGCACGCCGCAGCAATTCCTGCAGGCGACCGTCGGCGCTGCCGCTGGTGGCCAGGATGAAGCGGCTGGCATCGAAGCGGCCATCGCGGCGCGCAGCGCGGCGAAAAAGGCGCGCGACTTTGCGCAGTCCGACAAGATTCGCGCCGAATTGTTGGCGGCGGGCATCATTCTCGAAGACAAGCCTGACGGCTCGACCAACTGGCGCCGCGCATGATGCCTACGTCCAGGGAAAACGGGGAAGCCCCCAAGGTGACGGACTTGGCGCAAGTGATCCAGGTGCCGCCCTACTGGGAAGAGGCGAAGATCGAGCTGATGAAGCGCGACCGCATCATGAAAAAGCTCATCCCGCAATTTGGCGACCTGCACCTGGTCGGCCATAGCGACCCGTTTACTACCCTGGCCCGTTCGCTGGTGGGGCAGCAGATCACGCCCAAGGCGGCCGATGCTGCCTGGAAAAAGCTGCTGCTCGCTTGCCCGAAATGCACGCCCTCGCAAGTGCTGAAGGCGGGCGCCGAGCAACTGTCCGCCTGCGGCTTGTCCAAACGCAAGACCGAATACATCCTCGACCTGGCCGATCATTTCAAGGCCAAGCGCGTGCACGCGAGCCAGTGGGACCAGATGGATGACGAAGCCGTCATCGCCGAACTGGTGCAGATCCGCGGCATCGGCCGC
Above is a genomic segment from Janthinobacterium sp. 64 containing:
- a CDS encoding DNA-3-methyladenine glycosylase family protein; amino-acid sequence: MPTSRENGEAPKVTDLAQVIQVPPYWEEAKIELMKRDRIMKKLIPQFGDLHLVGHSDPFTTLARSLVGQQITPKAADAAWKKLLLACPKCTPSQVLKAGAEQLSACGLSKRKTEYILDLADHFKAKRVHASQWDQMDDEAVIAELVQIRGIGRWTAEMFLIFNLLRPNVLPLDDPGLIQGISVNYFSGEPVSRSDAREVSANWEPWRTVATWYLWRSLDPAAAPAAPDAAPGAAAGTVK